In Harmonia axyridis chromosome X, icHarAxyr1.1, whole genome shotgun sequence, a single window of DNA contains:
- the LOC123686431 gene encoding furin-like protease 1 isoform X2, with translation MRMWTNQVEASVVPYIVVFLALHVLVDGHFTHQWAVHVEGGKQVADNVARDHGFINRGEIIEDHWHFTHNRVAKRSILPNDERKVRLAVDTRVKWSQQQVAKRRVKRDLALQDSDPKWPSMWYLNRGNGLDMNVIPVWQDGITGKGAVVTILDDGLEKNHPDLVQNYDPMASYDVNSHDSDPSPRYDMIDSNRHGTRCAGEVAATSNNSVCALGIAHGAKVGGVRMLDGDVTDAVEARSLSLNPHHIDIYSASWGPDDDGKTVDGPGEMATRAFVEGVTKGRNGKGSIFVWASGNGGRDQDNCNCDGYTNSIYSLSISSATEHGHVPWYSEACSSTLASTYSSGAVGEKQVVTTDLRFACTSSHTGTSASAPLAAGICALALEANPNLTWRDMQHIVVRTARPENLKAHDWQTNGVGRNVSHSFGYGLMDAHAMVRLARSWKTVPEQNRCEITAPHDQKAIPAKSVVILKLQVTKCEGVAVLEHVQAKLTIFSQRRGDLNIQLTSPMGTRAVLLAHRTHDNSRTGFNNWPFMSVHSWGESPIGVWELEIHNDGRLLANITGWTLVLHGTATNPNEDSTEHPSNNIDNISSNSWKGDEIRKDTLEVEEEVKSTSGCSKLEGQMSLDCLSNGIVQDTSSYHNCPDGYFKNNIDLIKGEIDERFLNNTCGSCHYTCKTCNGSLDYECLTCFPDAVLTNQSPSENYCYPISISWIINAQSMYIMFFLVLFILMTLLFIALLWLLWKLRKNNRYNNLKNHVLGILDKD, from the exons aTAATCGAAGATCATTGGCACTTCACCCATAATCGAGTAGCTAAAAGATCCATCTTACCTAATGATGAAAGAAAAGTACGATTGGCTGTAGATACGAGGGTCAAATGGTCCCAACAGCAAGTAGCGAAAAGGAGAGTTAAGAGAGATTTGGCCCTACAGGATTCTGATCCAAAATGGCCAAGCATGTGGTATTTG AATCGAGGAAATGGCTTGGATATGAATGTCATTCCTGTGTGGCAAGATGGTATAACAGGAAAAGGTGCTGTTGTTACTATCCTGGACGATGGACtggaaaaaaatcaccctgaTTTGGTTCAGAATTAT GACCCGATGGCCTCCTACGATGTTAATAGTCATGACTCTGACCCTAGTCCACGTTACGACATGATAGATTCCAATAGGCATGGAACCAGGTGTGCTGGCGAAGTGGCAGCAACGAGTAACAACTCTGTGTGTGCTCTTGGCATAGCGCATGGTGCCAAAGTTGGCGGTGTTAGAATGCTGGACGGAGACGTCACCGATGCAGTAGAGGCCAGATCCTTGAGTTTGAACCCTCaccacatcgacatttacagcGCCTCCTGGGGCCCAGACGATGACGGCAAAACCGTCGATGGACCTGGTGAAATGGCCACAAGGGCCTTCGTCGAAGGGGTCACTAAA GGAAGGAATGGTAAAGGTTCGATCTTCGTTTGGGCATCTGGAAACGGTGGAAGAGATCAAGACAATTGTAATTGCGATGGATACACAAACTCTATATACAGCTTATCGATATCAAGTGCTACAGAACATGGTCATGTACCTTGGTACAGCGAAGCTTGCAGTTCGACATTGGCCTCGACTTACAGCAGTGGTGCTGTGGGCGAGAAGCAGGTTGTCACCACTGATTTACGGTTTGCCTGCACCAGCAGTCATACTGGTACAAGTGCATCCGCTCCTTTAGCAGCAG GTATATGTGCCCTTGCGCTAGAGGCGAATCCAAATCTGACATGGCGTGACATGCAACATATAGTTGTAAGGACGGCAAGACCTGAGAATTTAAAAGCCCATGATTGGCAGACTAATGGTGTCGGTAGGAATGTTTCACATAGTTTCGGTTATGGTTTGATGGACGCCCATGCCATGGTCCGCTTGGCAAGAAGCTGGAAAACGGTTCCAGAACAGAACAGGTGCGAAATAACAGCTCCACATGATCAGAAGGCCATTCCGGCGAAGAGTGTGGTCATCCTGAAGCTTCAAGTGACTAAATGCGAGGGCGTGGCTGTTCTTGAGCATGTCCAAGCAAAACTTACGATATTTTCTCAGAGAAGGGGTGACTTGAATATACAGCTGACCTCCCCTATGGGAACTAGAGCAGTTCTGTTAGCTCATAGAACGCATGATAATTCGCGTACGGGTTTCAATAACTGGCCATTTATGTCCGTTCATTCTTGGGGAGAGTCTCCAATAGGTGTTTGGGAATTGGAGATCCACAATGACGGAAGGCTGTTGG CTAATATCACTGGTTGGACTTTGGTTCTCCATGGTACCGCTACAAATCCAAATGAAGATAGTACAGAACATCCGTCGAACAATAtcgacaatatttcatcaaattctTGGAAAGGAGATGAG ATAAGGAAAGATACTTTAGAAGTAGAGGAAGAGGTGAAAAGCACTTCAGGCTGCTCGAAACTTGAGGGTCAAATGAGTTTAG ACTGTTTATCGAATGGTATAGTACAAGACACCAGTTCTTATCACAACTGTCCAGATggttattttaaaaataatatcgATTTGATCAAAGGAGAAATAGACGAACGCTTCCTAAACAATACTTGTGGGTCATGTCATTACACTTGTAAAACATGTAATGGATCTTTGGATTATGAATGTCTCACATGCTTTCCAGATGCTGTTCTTACGAATCAATCACCCAGTGAAAATTATTGCTATCCTATTTcaatttcttggatcattaaTGCTCAATCGATGTACATTATGTTTTTCTTGGTTCTTTTCATTCTTATGACTCTGCTTTTCATTGCCCTACtgtggttgctatggaaattgaGGAAAAACAATAGATACAATAATTTGAAGAATCACGTATTAGGTATTCTAGACAAAGATTAA
- the LOC123686432 gene encoding IDLSRF-like peptide, with protein sequence MIRVASSPQPILGAAALGAVVVFAVCAALPSAVMAIDLSRLYGHMSSKRNGDACHPYEPFKCPGDGNCISIQYLCDGAPDCPDGYDEDSRLCTAAKRPPVEETGSFLKSLLASHGPNYLEKLFGNKARDALKPLGGVDKVAIALSESQTIEDFGAALHLMRSDLEHLRSVFMAVENGDLGMLKSLGIKDSELGDVKFFLEKLVNTGFLD encoded by the exons ATGATACGCGTGGCCTCGTCGCCGCAACCGATACTGGGAGCAGCAGCCCTGGGGGCCGTTGTGGTATTCGCAGTGTGTGCAGCGCTACCCAGCGCGGTCATGGCCATCGACTTAAGCAGGCTGTACGGACATATGAGCTCAAAGAGGAACG GTGATGCATGTCATCCTTACGAACCTTTCAAATGTCCAGGAGATGGAAACTGCATCTCCATTCAGTACTTATGTGATGGTGCACCAGACTGTCCAGACGGTTACGACGAAGATTCCCGCCTTTGCACAGCAGCCAAAAGGCCACCAGTTGAAGAAACTGGTAGTTTCCTTAAATCCCTCTTAGCTAGTCATGGGCCAAACTATttggaaaaactgtttggaaATAAGGCTCGAGATGCCCTTAAACCTCTTGGGGGCGTGGACAAAGTGGCCATTGCGCTATCCg aatcGCAGACGATTGAAGATTTTGGGGCTGCTCTTCATCTGATGAGATCGGATCTGGAGCATCTTCGTTCTGTTTTTATGGCTGTTGAAAATGGAGATTTAGGGATGCTGAAATCGTTAGGTATAAAGGACTCGGAATTAGGTGACGTAAAATTCTTCTTGGAGAAACTAGTGAATACTGGTTTCTTGGACTGA
- the LOC123686431 gene encoding furin-like protease 1 isoform X1, whose amino-acid sequence MRMWTNQVEASVVPYIVVFLALHVLVDGHFTHQWAVHVEGGKQVADNVARDHGFINRGEIIEDHWHFTHNRVAKRSILPNDERKVRLAVDTRVKWSQQQVAKRRVKRDLALQDSDPKWPSMWYLNRGNGLDMNVIPVWQDGITGKGAVVTILDDGLEKNHPDLVQNYDPMASYDVNSHDSDPSPRYDMIDSNRHGTRCAGEVAATSNNSVCALGIAHGAKVGGVRMLDGDVTDAVEARSLSLNPHHIDIYSASWGPDDDGKTVDGPGEMATRAFVEGVTKGRNGKGSIFVWASGNGGRDQDNCNCDGYTNSIYSLSISSATEHGHVPWYSEACSSTLASTYSSGAVGEKQVVTTDLRFACTSSHTGTSASAPLAAGICALALEANPNLTWRDMQHIVVRTARPENLKAHDWQTNGVGRNVSHSFGYGLMDAHAMVRLARSWKTVPEQNRCEITAPHDQKAIPAKSVVILKLQVTKCEGVAVLEHVQAKLTIFSQRRGDLNIQLTSPMGTRAVLLAHRTHDNSRTGFNNWPFMSVHSWGESPIGVWELEIHNDGRLLANITGWTLVLHGTATNPNEDSTEHPSNNIDNISSNSWKGDEIRKDTLEVEEEVKSTSGCSKLEGQMSLGLCIGIIMCYIFLWNLKDALIILIIPSLSSFIFAISFWWKDLRNLKSHLMMNHHDFRKQNLKIILDRSQKLSDNNFHNFHKPKTRLKIANICYQCLKPIFSPSNWQEDELRIPSTDFVTENTFPTKDSVLHNAYGNIPLE is encoded by the exons aTAATCGAAGATCATTGGCACTTCACCCATAATCGAGTAGCTAAAAGATCCATCTTACCTAATGATGAAAGAAAAGTACGATTGGCTGTAGATACGAGGGTCAAATGGTCCCAACAGCAAGTAGCGAAAAGGAGAGTTAAGAGAGATTTGGCCCTACAGGATTCTGATCCAAAATGGCCAAGCATGTGGTATTTG AATCGAGGAAATGGCTTGGATATGAATGTCATTCCTGTGTGGCAAGATGGTATAACAGGAAAAGGTGCTGTTGTTACTATCCTGGACGATGGACtggaaaaaaatcaccctgaTTTGGTTCAGAATTAT GACCCGATGGCCTCCTACGATGTTAATAGTCATGACTCTGACCCTAGTCCACGTTACGACATGATAGATTCCAATAGGCATGGAACCAGGTGTGCTGGCGAAGTGGCAGCAACGAGTAACAACTCTGTGTGTGCTCTTGGCATAGCGCATGGTGCCAAAGTTGGCGGTGTTAGAATGCTGGACGGAGACGTCACCGATGCAGTAGAGGCCAGATCCTTGAGTTTGAACCCTCaccacatcgacatttacagcGCCTCCTGGGGCCCAGACGATGACGGCAAAACCGTCGATGGACCTGGTGAAATGGCCACAAGGGCCTTCGTCGAAGGGGTCACTAAA GGAAGGAATGGTAAAGGTTCGATCTTCGTTTGGGCATCTGGAAACGGTGGAAGAGATCAAGACAATTGTAATTGCGATGGATACACAAACTCTATATACAGCTTATCGATATCAAGTGCTACAGAACATGGTCATGTACCTTGGTACAGCGAAGCTTGCAGTTCGACATTGGCCTCGACTTACAGCAGTGGTGCTGTGGGCGAGAAGCAGGTTGTCACCACTGATTTACGGTTTGCCTGCACCAGCAGTCATACTGGTACAAGTGCATCCGCTCCTTTAGCAGCAG GTATATGTGCCCTTGCGCTAGAGGCGAATCCAAATCTGACATGGCGTGACATGCAACATATAGTTGTAAGGACGGCAAGACCTGAGAATTTAAAAGCCCATGATTGGCAGACTAATGGTGTCGGTAGGAATGTTTCACATAGTTTCGGTTATGGTTTGATGGACGCCCATGCCATGGTCCGCTTGGCAAGAAGCTGGAAAACGGTTCCAGAACAGAACAGGTGCGAAATAACAGCTCCACATGATCAGAAGGCCATTCCGGCGAAGAGTGTGGTCATCCTGAAGCTTCAAGTGACTAAATGCGAGGGCGTGGCTGTTCTTGAGCATGTCCAAGCAAAACTTACGATATTTTCTCAGAGAAGGGGTGACTTGAATATACAGCTGACCTCCCCTATGGGAACTAGAGCAGTTCTGTTAGCTCATAGAACGCATGATAATTCGCGTACGGGTTTCAATAACTGGCCATTTATGTCCGTTCATTCTTGGGGAGAGTCTCCAATAGGTGTTTGGGAATTGGAGATCCACAATGACGGAAGGCTGTTGG CTAATATCACTGGTTGGACTTTGGTTCTCCATGGTACCGCTACAAATCCAAATGAAGATAGTACAGAACATCCGTCGAACAATAtcgacaatatttcatcaaattctTGGAAAGGAGATGAG ATAAGGAAAGATACTTTAGAAGTAGAGGAAGAGGTGAAAAGCACTTCAGGCTGCTCGAAACTTGAGGGTCAAATGAGTTTAGGTTTGTGTATTGGTATCATTATGTGCTATATTTTCTTATGGAACCTAAAAGATGCTTTAATCATACTGATAATACCAAGCTTGTCATCATTCATCTTTGCCATCAGCTTTTGGTGGAAGGacttaagaaacttgaaatcTCATTTAATGATGAATCATCATGATTTTAGAAAGCAGAATCTAAAAATAATATTGGACAGAAGTCAAAAATTGTCTGACAACAATTTTCATAACTTCCACAAACCAAAAACCAGATTGAAAATTGCAAATATTTGCTATCAGTGTTTGAAACCAATATTTAGCCCTTCAAATTGGCAAGAAGATGAGTTGAGAATACCATCTACGGATTTCGTGACAGAGAATACTTTTCCGACCAAAGATTCTGTCTTGCATAATgcttatggaaatattcctcTAGAATGA
- the LOC123686431 gene encoding furin-like protease 1 isoform X3, producing the protein MRMWTNQVEASVVPYIVVFLALHVLVDGHFTHQWAVHVEGGKQVADNVARDHGFINRGEIIEDHWHFTHNRVAKRSILPNDERKVRLAVDTRVKWSQQQVAKRRVKRDLALQDSDPKWPSMWYLNRGNGLDMNVIPVWQDGITGKGAVVTILDDGLEKNHPDLVQNYDPMASYDVNSHDSDPSPRYDMIDSNRHGTRCAGEVAATSNNSVCALGIAHGAKVGGVRMLDGDVTDAVEARSLSLNPHHIDIYSASWGPDDDGKTVDGPGEMATRAFVEGVTKGRNGKGSIFVWASGNGGRDQDNCNCDGYTNSIYSLSISSATEHGHVPWYSEACSSTLASTYSSGAVGEKQVVTTDLRFACTSSHTGTSASAPLAAGICALALEANPNLTWRDMQHIVVRTARPENLKAHDWQTNGVGRNVSHSFGYGLMDAHAMVRLARSWKTVPEQNRCEITAPHDQKAIPAKSVVILKLQVTKCEGVAVLEHVQAKLTIFSQRRGDLNIQLTSPMGTRAVLLAHRTHDNSRTGFNNWPFMSVHSWGESPIGVWELEIHNDGRLLANITGWTLVLHGTATNPNEDSTEHPSNNIDNISSNSWKGDEIRKDTLEVEEEVKSTSGCSKLEGQMSLVYPRIFNWIKPIYFKQFAVP; encoded by the exons aTAATCGAAGATCATTGGCACTTCACCCATAATCGAGTAGCTAAAAGATCCATCTTACCTAATGATGAAAGAAAAGTACGATTGGCTGTAGATACGAGGGTCAAATGGTCCCAACAGCAAGTAGCGAAAAGGAGAGTTAAGAGAGATTTGGCCCTACAGGATTCTGATCCAAAATGGCCAAGCATGTGGTATTTG AATCGAGGAAATGGCTTGGATATGAATGTCATTCCTGTGTGGCAAGATGGTATAACAGGAAAAGGTGCTGTTGTTACTATCCTGGACGATGGACtggaaaaaaatcaccctgaTTTGGTTCAGAATTAT GACCCGATGGCCTCCTACGATGTTAATAGTCATGACTCTGACCCTAGTCCACGTTACGACATGATAGATTCCAATAGGCATGGAACCAGGTGTGCTGGCGAAGTGGCAGCAACGAGTAACAACTCTGTGTGTGCTCTTGGCATAGCGCATGGTGCCAAAGTTGGCGGTGTTAGAATGCTGGACGGAGACGTCACCGATGCAGTAGAGGCCAGATCCTTGAGTTTGAACCCTCaccacatcgacatttacagcGCCTCCTGGGGCCCAGACGATGACGGCAAAACCGTCGATGGACCTGGTGAAATGGCCACAAGGGCCTTCGTCGAAGGGGTCACTAAA GGAAGGAATGGTAAAGGTTCGATCTTCGTTTGGGCATCTGGAAACGGTGGAAGAGATCAAGACAATTGTAATTGCGATGGATACACAAACTCTATATACAGCTTATCGATATCAAGTGCTACAGAACATGGTCATGTACCTTGGTACAGCGAAGCTTGCAGTTCGACATTGGCCTCGACTTACAGCAGTGGTGCTGTGGGCGAGAAGCAGGTTGTCACCACTGATTTACGGTTTGCCTGCACCAGCAGTCATACTGGTACAAGTGCATCCGCTCCTTTAGCAGCAG GTATATGTGCCCTTGCGCTAGAGGCGAATCCAAATCTGACATGGCGTGACATGCAACATATAGTTGTAAGGACGGCAAGACCTGAGAATTTAAAAGCCCATGATTGGCAGACTAATGGTGTCGGTAGGAATGTTTCACATAGTTTCGGTTATGGTTTGATGGACGCCCATGCCATGGTCCGCTTGGCAAGAAGCTGGAAAACGGTTCCAGAACAGAACAGGTGCGAAATAACAGCTCCACATGATCAGAAGGCCATTCCGGCGAAGAGTGTGGTCATCCTGAAGCTTCAAGTGACTAAATGCGAGGGCGTGGCTGTTCTTGAGCATGTCCAAGCAAAACTTACGATATTTTCTCAGAGAAGGGGTGACTTGAATATACAGCTGACCTCCCCTATGGGAACTAGAGCAGTTCTGTTAGCTCATAGAACGCATGATAATTCGCGTACGGGTTTCAATAACTGGCCATTTATGTCCGTTCATTCTTGGGGAGAGTCTCCAATAGGTGTTTGGGAATTGGAGATCCACAATGACGGAAGGCTGTTGG CTAATATCACTGGTTGGACTTTGGTTCTCCATGGTACCGCTACAAATCCAAATGAAGATAGTACAGAACATCCGTCGAACAATAtcgacaatatttcatcaaattctTGGAAAGGAGATGAG ATAAGGAAAGATACTTTAGAAGTAGAGGAAGAGGTGAAAAGCACTTCAGGCTGCTCGAAACTTGAGGGTCAAATGAGTTTAG TATATCCTAGGATATTTAATTGGATAAAACCAATATATTTCAAGCAGTTTGCAGTTCCATAA